From the Bacillus tuaregi genome, one window contains:
- a CDS encoding PstS family phosphate ABC transporter substrate-binding protein, with protein sequence MKIFGSILTVIVLGFIGFIATVIASLTRDAEFYTILIPIVTIGMIVIIILAINHKLRRKVPRISTIVFILLCIVSVGIYEGYQAYVKSLEVVSTQDVNLSEYQPFVEGTKAVALDEASTLKFQDNLPLLDGATALYPVYSAFVQAVYPEKDYPLGESEVVSSQTGYAFDRLLKGEVDIIFIAHPSEEQMKSAEQQGIDLNLTPIGREAFVFFVHSENPVEKLTVEQIQGIYSGKITNWHEVSGKDEEIRAFQRPEGSGSQSALIKVMDGVPLMNPPSKDIVSAMGGIITETTNYQNRTNAIGYSFRHFSQNMVSNGKIKNIAIEGIQPTKENIQNKTYPLVDQFYAITAGSENPNIEPFINWMLSEQGQELVERTGYVPVE encoded by the coding sequence ATGAAAATATTTGGCTCTATTCTTACCGTAATTGTACTAGGATTCATCGGGTTTATTGCAACAGTCATTGCATCACTAACAAGAGACGCAGAATTTTATACAATCTTAATACCTATTGTTACAATTGGTATGATCGTTATAATCATTCTAGCAATCAATCATAAATTGAGAAGGAAAGTACCAAGGATAAGTACGATTGTTTTCATTTTATTATGTATCGTATCAGTGGGTATTTATGAGGGGTATCAGGCATACGTTAAATCCCTGGAAGTAGTCAGCACCCAAGATGTTAATTTATCAGAATATCAGCCATTTGTAGAAGGGACGAAAGCCGTCGCTTTAGATGAAGCATCAACTTTAAAATTCCAGGACAACCTTCCATTATTAGATGGAGCAACGGCTTTATATCCGGTTTATTCAGCCTTTGTTCAAGCAGTATATCCCGAAAAGGACTATCCGTTAGGAGAAAGTGAGGTTGTTTCTAGTCAAACAGGATATGCCTTTGATCGTCTATTAAAGGGTGAGGTGGATATCATCTTTATCGCTCATCCTTCTGAAGAGCAGATGAAGAGTGCGGAACAACAAGGCATTGATTTAAATCTAACACCGATCGGAAGAGAGGCCTTTGTGTTCTTTGTTCATTCGGAAAATCCAGTAGAAAAACTGACAGTGGAACAGATTCAAGGAATCTATTCGGGAAAAATAACGAATTGGCATGAGGTGAGCGGAAAGGATGAAGAAATCCGTGCCTTTCAACGTCCTGAGGGTAGCGGGAGCCAGTCTGCCCTTATAAAGGTAATGGATGGTGTTCCACTGATGAATCCTCCTTCAAAGGACATTGTTTCGGCAATGGGTGGGATTATTACAGAAACCACGAATTATCAAAATCGTACAAATGCAATTGGTTACTCCTTTAGGCATTTTTCGCAGAATATGGTTAGTAATGGGAAGATAAAAAATATTGCTATAGAAGGAATCCAACCAACGAAAGAAAATATTCAAAATAAAACCTATCCACTTGTTGATCAATTTTACGCCATTACAGCTGGCAGTGAAAATCCTAATATTGAGCCATTCATAAATTGGATGCTATCTGAACAAGGTCAGGAGCTCGTCGAACGTACTGGTTATGTTCCTGTGGAATAG
- a CDS encoding MurR/RpiR family transcriptional regulator: MKRLLLKRIIATVGESINDTEYTILHDLIERMDELQTYSIREAAKNNFVSTSSISRLCAKLGLSGYSELKFYLKNQYEFLHENQESPHSSMKKSALLLSDSLQQNYTKTIEQINEGDLEDLIKLIVDSSKIAVCGSGISEIAATYFSQRFQIIGKDSWLVDLSAAGGIFINQLIKTQLMVVFSRSGESYFVLSKAKIAKRKGITIVAITSGQNSPLAEIADFILPIYGSPEPFDVSYNVTSYNSIVVLLIDLLLQLYMETVPENWKN, encoded by the coding sequence ATGAAACGTTTATTGTTAAAGAGGATTATCGCCACTGTCGGCGAATCGATCAATGATACTGAATATACCATCCTACACGATTTAATTGAACGAATGGATGAGCTGCAAACCTACAGCATTCGAGAAGCAGCCAAAAACAACTTTGTTTCTACATCAAGTATTTCGAGACTTTGTGCCAAGCTTGGATTAAGCGGCTACAGTGAGCTGAAATTCTACTTGAAAAATCAGTACGAGTTCCTACATGAAAATCAGGAAAGCCCTCACTCTTCCATGAAGAAATCGGCATTGCTCTTATCGGATTCACTTCAGCAAAATTATACTAAGACAATCGAGCAGATAAATGAAGGAGATTTAGAGGATTTAATCAAATTAATTGTTGATTCCTCCAAAATTGCAGTATGCGGGTCGGGCATTTCTGAAATTGCAGCTACTTATTTCTCACAAAGGTTCCAAATTATCGGCAAGGATAGTTGGCTTGTTGACTTAAGTGCAGCTGGAGGTATTTTCATAAACCAGCTCATCAAGACGCAGCTTATGGTTGTATTTTCGAGGTCCGGCGAGTCCTACTTTGTCCTTTCAAAAGCAAAAATTGCGAAACGAAAGGGGATTACCATCGTTGCCATTACCAGTGGGCAAAACAGCCCTTTAGCTGAAATTGCTGATTTCATTCTACCTATCTACGGATCCCCGGAGCCATTTGATGTATCGTATAATGTTACATCCTATAACTCTATTGTCGTTCTGCTCATTGACCTATTGCTGCAATTATATATGGAAACAGTTCCAGAAAATTGGAAGAACTAA
- a CDS encoding PTS transporter subunit EIIC: MKKKLQSYFSLLGRSFLMAVAVMSFFVLLLSLGAVLKNPHFIEAAPFLGNTAIQFIANALSESGLVVIRFMPLVFAVSIAIGMSEKGTKELAAFSALVGYLFMITFSGLTMSAFNMTLPPTVAVGDNNLVSISQTLEMRKAMQTMILGVQTIDTGVLGGVIVGTVAAWATKRYKTKTLPMIFSFYQGKHFPPIATGFIFMLVGIAIPFVWPFIGGGIYNTAELVTGAGVVGSFLFGFIERILIPTGLHHVWYSLAHFTPVGGTVEICGEVFTGTKAITTGALGCGDYTGDLSDITRVWLGQGATPIKVFGVPGALLGIYLAAKNKNRAKVIAISAASASFFAGVTEPFEFLFMFLAPGLFVIHAALTGLSFAVLDLLNASYLGGNNIIELLFNGVFQGHKSTWIPVVLVGIAMFFIYLLTFKWYIEKFNVMTPGREPDEDTEEVLQAELEASKLIRSKVDKKEVALSLIKHLGGKDNIKEYTNCISRLRVFVHDPSLVDSEALRKVPDSLGMSQPSDEEFHIVFGMKVSEYRDAVDLQFEQ, from the coding sequence ATGAAAAAGAAATTGCAAAGTTATTTCTCGCTACTAGGTCGTTCCTTTCTAATGGCAGTTGCAGTCATGTCATTTTTCGTTTTGCTGCTATCCTTGGGGGCTGTTCTAAAAAACCCACATTTTATTGAAGCCGCTCCATTTCTAGGAAACACAGCAATCCAATTTATTGCCAATGCTTTAAGTGAATCCGGACTTGTTGTCATCCGATTTATGCCGCTTGTATTCGCGGTTTCTATCGCTATCGGCATGTCGGAAAAAGGTACAAAAGAGCTCGCTGCTTTTTCAGCCTTAGTCGGTTACCTATTTATGATTACCTTCTCAGGCTTGACGATGTCCGCCTTTAATATGACGCTGCCGCCAACGGTTGCTGTTGGGGACAACAATCTTGTCAGCATTTCTCAAACACTTGAAATGAGAAAAGCGATGCAAACGATGATTCTCGGTGTTCAAACGATTGATACCGGAGTTCTTGGAGGGGTTATTGTTGGTACGGTTGCCGCTTGGGCAACGAAGCGTTATAAAACGAAAACATTACCGATGATTTTTAGCTTTTATCAAGGTAAGCATTTCCCCCCCATTGCAACAGGCTTTATCTTTATGCTCGTTGGAATTGCGATTCCGTTTGTTTGGCCGTTTATCGGTGGCGGCATATATAACACAGCAGAGCTTGTAACAGGTGCTGGTGTGGTCGGGTCCTTCCTATTTGGTTTTATTGAAAGAATTTTAATTCCAACCGGCCTTCACCATGTTTGGTACTCATTAGCCCACTTTACACCTGTCGGCGGAACGGTCGAAATCTGTGGGGAAGTCTTTACCGGAACAAAAGCTATTACGACCGGAGCACTTGGCTGCGGTGATTACACTGGCGATTTATCCGATATCACACGCGTTTGGCTTGGCCAAGGTGCAACACCAATCAAGGTATTTGGTGTTCCAGGAGCCCTACTCGGCATTTACCTAGCTGCCAAAAACAAAAATCGAGCAAAGGTAATTGCAATTTCAGCTGCAAGTGCCAGCTTCTTCGCTGGTGTGACTGAGCCGTTTGAATTCTTATTCATGTTCTTAGCTCCTGGATTATTTGTCATCCATGCAGCACTAACCGGTTTATCCTTTGCCGTACTTGATCTATTAAATGCCTCTTATTTAGGAGGAAACAATATCATCGAGCTTCTATTCAACGGGGTCTTCCAAGGACATAAGTCCACATGGATTCCGGTCGTTTTAGTCGGTATAGCGATGTTCTTCATCTACTTACTTACCTTTAAGTGGTACATTGAAAAGTTCAATGTTATGACACCAGGTCGTGAGCCTGATGAGGATACAGAAGAAGTTTTACAAGCTGAATTAGAAGCATCAAAGCTGATTCGCTCTAAAGTGGACAAGAAAGAAGTCGCTCTTAGCTTAATTAAGCATCTTGGCGGCAAGGACAATATTAAAGAATATACCAACTGTATTTCACGCTTGCGTGTCTTTGTCCATGATCCATCATTGGTTGATTCCGAAGCACTGAGGAAAGTTCCTGATTCGCTTGGAATGTCCCAACCTTCAGATGAAGAATTTCATATTGTGTTCGGAATGAAGGTTTCTGAATACCGTGATGCAGTTGATTTGCAATTTGAACAATAA
- a CDS encoding dihydrofolate reductase family protein encodes MSNNVTPRRIILDLAVTLDGFIEGPRGEVDWCIMDPDMCFTDFLNQIDTILYGRKSYDLWGQYTPESETNEDEQEIWRLVHSKEKYVFSKTKQGMDNKANFINGDILEEVNKLKNMPGKDIWLYGGASLITSFIHLGLVDEFRLSVHPVILGEGKPLFIDIGQRINLKLVDSRTFSSGVVQLHYRLNEE; translated from the coding sequence ATGTCGAATAATGTAACCCCCAGAAGAATTATTTTAGATTTAGCCGTTACTTTAGATGGTTTTATTGAAGGACCAAGAGGTGAAGTAGATTGGTGCATTATGGACCCTGATATGTGTTTCACTGACTTCCTGAATCAAATTGATACGATTTTATATGGGCGTAAAAGCTATGATTTATGGGGGCAATATACTCCGGAAAGTGAAACGAATGAGGACGAACAAGAAATCTGGAGATTAGTACATAGTAAGGAAAAATATGTATTTTCCAAAACGAAACAAGGAATGGATAATAAAGCAAACTTTATAAATGGTGATATCCTCGAAGAAGTAAATAAATTAAAGAATATGCCTGGTAAGGATATTTGGTTATATGGTGGGGCAAGTCTTATTACTAGCTTTATCCATTTGGGATTAGTAGATGAATTTCGATTATCTGTTCACCCAGTTATTCTAGGTGAAGGAAAACCATTATTTATTGATATAGGGCAGAGGATCAATCTGAAGCTGGTAGATTCAAGAACATTCTCCTCCGGCGTTGTTCAGTTACATTACCGTTTAAATGAGGAGTAA
- a CDS encoding FAD-dependent oxidoreductase, protein MTHHKYDIVVVGGGPAGINAAIAAGRKDKKTLLIERHGFLGGMSTIAGVYPWMTFHTEDGTQVIKGIAEEIVQRLKERGASPGHLRDTCGFTYSVTPYDPEVYKVLAVEMLEEAGVDLMVHSFVDQVVVENGQIQSIEITTKSGRKHIHAGMFIDTTGDADVAFLSGAKTLMGRDEDQMTQPLTMKFRMRGVDLEQVKEAMLQNPDNFFPKTPFAELKELPLTAVQGFYKEWKEANLPINRDQVLFFAGPAEDEVLVNMTRVQGLDATKIEDLTKAEYEGRKQVLMVADFLRKWIPGFEMATISSTGAQIGVRESRRIEGKYILTKEDVIAGRKFDDVIAKSGYPIDIHAPSGNGMQVAWVEGDGAFDIPYGSLVPKGIDNLLVAGRCMSATHEAIATTRLTPSAMATGQAAGTAAALALSTGVTPAGVDVKELQKQLMEVHMVL, encoded by the coding sequence ATGACACATCATAAGTACGATATTGTCGTTGTAGGCGGGGGACCTGCTGGTATCAATGCAGCCATTGCCGCAGGACGTAAAGATAAAAAAACATTATTAATAGAAAGACATGGTTTCCTTGGTGGTATGTCTACCATTGCAGGTGTTTATCCATGGATGACGTTTCATACTGAAGACGGAACACAAGTGATTAAGGGGATTGCAGAGGAAATCGTCCAACGCTTAAAGGAGCGCGGTGCTTCACCAGGTCATCTTCGTGATACATGCGGCTTTACGTATAGTGTGACACCATATGACCCGGAGGTATATAAGGTGCTTGCAGTTGAAATGCTGGAGGAGGCGGGCGTAGATTTAATGGTTCATAGCTTTGTCGACCAGGTGGTGGTTGAAAATGGGCAAATTCAATCGATAGAGATTACGACAAAATCAGGGCGGAAGCATATCCATGCTGGAATGTTTATTGATACAACGGGTGATGCGGACGTCGCGTTTTTATCTGGTGCAAAGACGCTGATGGGTCGAGATGAGGATCAGATGACACAGCCGCTAACGATGAAGTTTAGAATGCGGGGGGTGGATTTAGAGCAGGTGAAAGAGGCGATGCTTCAGAATCCGGACAATTTTTTCCCAAAAACTCCGTTTGCAGAGCTAAAAGAACTCCCATTGACAGCTGTACAGGGATTTTATAAGGAATGGAAGGAAGCGAATCTTCCAATCAACCGTGATCAAGTCCTATTCTTTGCGGGGCCGGCAGAGGATGAGGTACTTGTGAATATGACAAGAGTGCAGGGACTTGATGCCACAAAAATAGAAGACTTAACGAAGGCAGAGTATGAGGGCCGTAAGCAGGTTCTGATGGTAGCGGACTTTTTGAGAAAGTGGATACCGGGCTTTGAGATGGCTACGATTTCAAGTACAGGAGCACAAATCGGGGTTCGTGAGTCTCGGCGCATTGAAGGGAAATATATTTTAACAAAAGAGGATGTCATCGCAGGACGGAAGTTTGACGATGTGATTGCAAAAAGTGGCTACCCTATTGATATTCATGCCCCTAGTGGAAACGGGATGCAGGTGGCATGGGTAGAAGGGGATGGTGCGTTTGATATTCCGTACGGCAGTCTAGTACCAAAGGGGATAGATAACCTTTTAGTCGCCGGACGCTGCATGTCCGCCACTCATGAAGCAATCGCAACCACTCGATTAACACCAAGTGCAATGGCAACTGGACAGGCTGCCGGAACAGCAGCAGCACTTGCTCTTTCAACGGGTGTGACCCCTGCGGGAGTAGATGTAAAAGAATTACAAAAACAACTAATGGAAGTCCATATGGTCCTATAG
- a CDS encoding PadR family transcriptional regulator, with translation MNKEMLKGTIDLLILSTLSLADNYGYEISKKIKDRTEGMFEIQEATLYLALKRLEKNNFIEAYCGSESQGGKRKYYHLTELGIKQLEQMKKDWMNISEMVHRFL, from the coding sequence ATGAATAAAGAGATGTTAAAAGGGACGATTGATTTATTGATTCTATCCACCCTCTCTTTGGCTGATAATTATGGCTATGAAATCTCAAAGAAAATAAAGGATCGTACGGAAGGGATGTTTGAGATCCAGGAGGCAACTCTTTACTTAGCACTCAAAAGGCTTGAAAAAAATAATTTTATTGAAGCCTATTGCGGGAGTGAAAGCCAGGGAGGGAAACGGAAATATTACCATTTAACTGAATTAGGAATCAAGCAGCTGGAACAGATGAAAAAGGACTGGATGAATATCTCGGAAATGGTGCATCGCTTTTTATAA
- a CDS encoding P-II family nitrogen regulator, translated as MLSHSEAADFELLCIIVDFGLGSKVMQTAKKCGMPGGTVLLGKGTIKNRLLEFLALNDVRKEIVLMVSDKERVSQSLERLNEKFKFSKPNHGIAFTTSVGHIIGARSCKRDNIKEERGAETIMYHAITVIVEKGNAEYVIEAAAEAGSKGGTIINARGSGIHETSKVFAMAIEPEKEIVLILSEQESTDAIINSIRKKIKIDEPGNGIIFIQDVNQTYGIYK; from the coding sequence ATGTTGAGTCATTCTGAAGCAGCTGATTTTGAATTGCTATGTATTATCGTTGACTTCGGTTTAGGAAGCAAGGTCATGCAAACAGCTAAGAAATGCGGTATGCCCGGCGGAACGGTACTGCTGGGGAAAGGCACCATCAAGAACCGCCTCTTAGAATTTTTAGCATTAAATGATGTTAGAAAAGAGATCGTATTGATGGTTAGTGATAAAGAAAGAGTCAGTCAGTCCCTTGAAAGGCTTAATGAGAAATTTAAATTCTCAAAGCCAAATCATGGCATTGCCTTTACTACTTCTGTTGGTCATATTATAGGGGCCAGGAGCTGCAAAAGAGATAATATTAAAGAAGAAAGAGGTGCGGAAACTATCATGTATCATGCCATTACGGTTATTGTCGAAAAAGGGAATGCAGAGTATGTGATTGAGGCAGCAGCTGAGGCAGGGTCAAAAGGGGGCACCATCATTAATGCTCGTGGTTCGGGTATCCATGAAACAAGTAAAGTTTTTGCCATGGCGATAGAACCGGAGAAGGAGATTGTGCTGATTCTATCAGAACAGGAAAGCACAGATGCTATCATCAATTCCATCAGGAAAAAAATTAAGATAGATGAGCCGGGTAACGGAATCATCTTTATTCAAGATGTAAATCAGACGTACGGAATATATAAATGA
- a CDS encoding 6-phospho-alpha-glucosidase, which produces MKTFKIAVAGGGSTYTPGIAKALMLKKDEFPISEIRLYDVDAERQRKVALMTEKVVAEFDDNVKVSHTTNPKEAFEGADFIFAQLRVGGNAMREKDEKIPFSHGVVGQETCGPGGMAYGLRTIAPMIELCDFAAEHAPEAWIINYSNPAAIVAEALRKERPNARILNICDMPIGMMLRMAEILGVEKDEIEVDYFGLNHFGWFTDVYVKGESRMEELREYMSVNGLVTPAQSKDLQHSDVDWIKAHTNVAKMLQLFPEYIPSSYLQYYLIPKTVVEQTNLDYTRANRVMDNREKNLFDSIAQLEETGELKEGFNVGVHGTFIVDVAMAIAYDKRERFLLIVENNGAIPNLPDDAMVEIPAYVTNRGPEPIRLNPISLFYKGLIEQQLASEKLLVEAAIEGSYQKALQAFALNKTFPSAEVAKIVLDDLIEANKEFWPVLN; this is translated from the coding sequence ATGAAAACATTTAAAATTGCTGTAGCCGGTGGAGGCTCTACTTATACACCAGGGATTGCCAAGGCGTTAATGCTAAAAAAAGATGAGTTTCCTATCAGTGAAATTCGATTATATGATGTTGATGCTGAGCGTCAACGCAAGGTCGCTTTAATGACAGAGAAAGTGGTAGCAGAATTTGATGACAACGTAAAAGTTAGTCACACAACCAATCCAAAAGAGGCGTTTGAAGGAGCAGACTTTATCTTTGCCCAGCTGCGTGTCGGAGGAAATGCGATGCGTGAAAAGGATGAAAAAATCCCATTCAGTCACGGTGTTGTTGGCCAGGAAACATGCGGGCCTGGCGGTATGGCATATGGCTTGCGTACAATTGCGCCAATGATTGAGCTATGTGATTTCGCAGCAGAGCACGCTCCGGAAGCATGGATTATCAATTACTCCAATCCGGCTGCAATCGTTGCCGAAGCCCTTCGCAAAGAACGTCCGAATGCAAGAATTCTTAACATTTGTGACATGCCAATTGGGATGATGCTGCGTATGGCAGAGATTTTGGGAGTAGAAAAGGATGAAATTGAAGTTGATTATTTTGGCTTAAATCACTTTGGCTGGTTTACAGATGTTTACGTAAAAGGCGAAAGCAGAATGGAGGAGCTGCGCGAGTATATGAGTGTCAATGGACTCGTTACTCCAGCACAATCAAAGGATTTACAGCACTCGGATGTGGACTGGATTAAAGCACATACAAATGTAGCTAAAATGCTTCAACTTTTCCCTGAGTATATTCCAAGCTCTTATCTTCAATACTATTTGATTCCTAAAACAGTTGTTGAGCAAACAAATCTAGACTATACAAGAGCGAACCGTGTAATGGATAATCGCGAGAAGAACTTATTTGATTCGATTGCACAGTTGGAAGAAACCGGAGAACTAAAGGAAGGCTTCAATGTCGGAGTACATGGTACTTTTATTGTTGATGTAGCTATGGCTATTGCCTATGATAAACGCGAACGCTTCCTGTTGATTGTCGAAAACAATGGCGCGATTCCAAATTTACCGGATGATGCTATGGTTGAGATTCCAGCGTATGTAACAAACAGAGGACCTGAACCAATCCGCTTAAACCCTATCAGCCTATTCTATAAAGGCTTAATTGAGCAGCAGCTAGCATCAGAGAAGCTCCTTGTTGAAGCAGCCATTGAAGGGTCTTACCAAAAGGCATTACAGGCTTTTGCCCTAAATAAAACCTTTCCTTCCGCAGAGGTTGCGAAAATCGTCCTTGATGACTTAATTGAAGCAAACAAAGAGTTTTGGCCTGTATTAAACTAA
- a CDS encoding MFS transporter, translated as MNKLNHNLKENWFKNIILFLSSQTISLFGSSVVQYAIMWHITLTTESGLMMTLYIICGFIPTFILSPVAGVWADRYNRKLLIILADGAIATATLILAILFLMGFDSIWLLFAIAAVRAFGTGVQMPAVGAILPQIVPKERLTQVNGANGSIQAIIMFISPMISAALLGVTSLEMIFFIDVITAAIAIVSLLALKVSVHEKAADKQTTSYFSDFKQGLQYVNTHDFLKKFFLFFAVFFVLMAPAAFLTPLQVTRSFGDDVWRLSAIEIAFSVGMMAGGGIIASWGGFQNKIKTLGFASVIMGICTFALGIVPIFWVYLAFMGIFGVAMPIFNTPATVLLQEKVEEEYLGRVFGVMGMISTSMMPLGMLIFGPIADFIKIEWMLLGTGIFIIILAIFLGRNKVLIEAGKPALKEN; from the coding sequence ATGAACAAACTAAATCATAATCTCAAAGAGAATTGGTTTAAGAATATTATCCTCTTTTTAAGCAGCCAGACGATTTCGCTTTTTGGATCGTCAGTGGTTCAATACGCAATCATGTGGCATATAACTCTAACGACGGAATCAGGTTTAATGATGACGTTATATATTATATGTGGTTTTATTCCAACGTTTATTTTATCTCCAGTAGCAGGGGTTTGGGCCGATCGTTATAACCGGAAGCTGTTGATTATATTAGCAGACGGTGCTATTGCAACGGCCACTTTGATCCTCGCTATTCTTTTTTTAATGGGATTTGATTCTATCTGGCTATTGTTTGCCATAGCAGCGGTCCGTGCCTTTGGGACAGGTGTACAAATGCCGGCAGTAGGGGCCATTTTACCGCAAATTGTTCCAAAAGAAAGACTGACACAGGTGAACGGAGCCAATGGAAGTATTCAAGCGATTATCATGTTCATTTCTCCCATGATTAGTGCAGCCCTTTTAGGGGTGACCTCGCTTGAAATGATATTCTTTATTGATGTGATTACAGCAGCGATTGCGATAGTTTCACTTCTTGCCTTAAAAGTATCTGTTCATGAGAAGGCAGCAGACAAACAAACCACAAGCTATTTTAGTGACTTTAAACAAGGGCTTCAATATGTAAATACTCATGATTTTCTGAAGAAGTTTTTCCTATTCTTTGCGGTATTCTTTGTGTTAATGGCACCAGCAGCATTTTTGACACCACTGCAGGTAACGCGTAGCTTTGGTGATGATGTGTGGCGGCTATCAGCTATTGAAATTGCCTTCTCCGTTGGGATGATGGCAGGTGGAGGAATCATCGCATCCTGGGGCGGCTTCCAGAATAAAATAAAAACATTAGGTTTTGCGAGTGTTATTATGGGTATTTGCACATTTGCACTCGGAATTGTACCTATCTTCTGGGTTTATTTAGCCTTTATGGGTATTTTCGGTGTGGCGATGCCCATTTTCAATACGCCAGCCACTGTACTGCTGCAGGAAAAAGTAGAGGAAGAATACTTAGGAAGAGTGTTTGGCGTTATGGGGATGATTTCAACCTCAATGATGCCACTTGGCATGCTAATATTCGGACCAATAGCAGATTTCATCAAAATAGAATGGATGCTGCTAGGAACTGGAATCTTTATTATCATATTAGCGATTTTTCTTGGTCGGAATAAAGTGTTGATTGAAGCTGGAAAGCCTGCATTGAAAGAGAACTAA
- a CDS encoding DUF1538 domain-containing protein → MNVLVSKFKEVLYAVLPITVIVLILHFTLAPLDSALFFRFIIGAILIIIGLAIFLFGVDLGITPIGRSMGGTIAKSNKIWIVIIAGLMLGFFISIAEPDLHILARQVDLVTAGLISKASIVLVVSIGIGALISVGLVRIVFNFPLYKLLTILYLIILVLAIFTSPEFLAISFDASGATTGALTVPFVLALALGVSALKKDSKASEKDSFGLVAIASTGAIISVMIMNIISKTDKISGSLEHHDIGAGSLISPFIHEIPIIAQEIIVALLPIIILFLVFQKISFKMTRNSVRKILMGLLFTFIGLVLFLVGVNAGFMDVGTAIGHSIASLENKAYVVIVAFILGIVTILAEPAVHVLTHQIEDVTSGYVQRKVVIGTLAIGVGLAVALSMLRIIIPELQLWHYLLPGYIIAIAMTYIVPKLFVGIAFDSGGVASGPMTATFILAFVQGAAESIEGANVLVDGFGMIAMVALTPLIALQILGLVFKLKSKKGGMVKDVESF, encoded by the coding sequence TTGAATGTACTAGTATCAAAATTCAAGGAAGTGCTGTACGCGGTTTTACCGATTACAGTAATCGTATTAATTTTACACTTTACTCTTGCCCCGCTTGATTCCGCGTTATTTTTCCGATTTATTATTGGAGCGATTCTCATCATTATTGGATTGGCGATATTCTTATTTGGTGTTGACCTTGGAATCACACCCATCGGAAGGTCAATGGGCGGGACGATCGCAAAATCAAATAAAATTTGGATTGTGATTATTGCAGGCTTAATGCTGGGCTTTTTTATCTCTATTGCAGAGCCTGATTTGCATATTCTTGCAAGGCAGGTTGATTTAGTAACGGCAGGCTTGATTTCAAAAGCAAGTATAGTCCTTGTCGTATCCATCGGTATTGGTGCTTTAATTAGTGTAGGCCTCGTTCGAATTGTTTTTAACTTTCCTCTTTATAAATTATTAACCATTTTGTATCTAATCATCTTAGTTCTCGCCATATTTACCTCACCTGAGTTTTTAGCCATCTCGTTTGATGCTTCGGGAGCGACAACTGGTGCGCTGACGGTACCTTTTGTTCTTGCGCTTGCTCTAGGTGTTTCAGCACTAAAAAAGGATAGTAAAGCCTCCGAAAAGGACAGCTTTGGGCTTGTAGCCATTGCTTCTACCGGAGCTATAATATCTGTTATGATTATGAATATTATTTCCAAAACAGATAAGATATCAGGGAGCCTAGAGCACCACGATATAGGAGCTGGTTCTCTTATCAGTCCGTTTATACATGAGATACCTATTATCGCACAGGAAATTATTGTTGCCCTGCTGCCAATAATTATTCTCTTTCTTGTCTTTCAGAAAATATCATTTAAAATGACAAGGAATTCGGTAAGAAAGATACTAATGGGTCTTTTATTTACCTTTATTGGACTTGTCTTGTTTTTAGTAGGAGTGAATGCCGGATTTATGGACGTAGGAACTGCGATTGGACATAGTATTGCATCTTTAGAGAATAAAGCATATGTTGTAATTGTAGCTTTTATTTTAGGGATTGTTACCATACTTGCTGAGCCGGCTGTTCATGTATTAACCCATCAGATTGAGGATGTAACAAGCGGCTATGTACAGAGAAAAGTAGTGATAGGAACACTTGCGATTGGCGTAGGACTTGCGGTAGCTTTATCTATGCTGAGAATTATTATTCCCGAGCTTCAATTATGGCATTATCTTTTGCCTGGATATATAATCGCCATTGCTATGACTTATATTGTACCAAAGTTATTTGTCGGGATTGCCTTTGACTCCGGTGGTGTGGCGTCGGGACCGATGACGGCCACTTTTATCCTTGCATTTGTACAGGGTGCAGCGGAATCAATTGAAGGTGCTAATGTATTAGTAGATGGATTTGGTATGATTGCAATGGTTGCATTAACGCCGCTCATTGCCTTACAGATTTTGGGGCTTGTCTTTAAATTGAAATCGAAAAAGGGAGGAATGGTTAAGGATGTTGAGTCATTCTGA